In Carya illinoinensis cultivar Pawnee chromosome 9, C.illinoinensisPawnee_v1, whole genome shotgun sequence, the following are encoded in one genomic region:
- the LOC122277496 gene encoding vacuolar protein sorting-associated protein 28 homolog 2, with protein MEVKLWNDKREREMYENFAELYAIIKATEKLEKAYVRDIISSSEYEIECHKLIAHFKTLASTLKDTVPSIERFADTYKMDCPAAINRLVISGVPATVEHRSAAAGSTTNSAAIVAECVQNFITAMDSLKLNMVAVDQVHPLLSDLSASLNKLAILPPDFEGKTKMKDWIARLSKMGAADELTEQQARQLHFDLESSYNSFMAALPNDGT; from the coding sequence ATGGAGGTTAAGCTATGGAACGACAAGCGCGAGAGAGAAATGTACGAGAACTTTGCTGAGCTTTATGCAATAATTAAGGCCACTGAGAAGCTTGAGAAGGCATATGTCCGCGATATAATATCCTCATCTGAGTATGAGATCGAATGCCATAAACTCATTGCCCATTTTAAGACCTTGGCTTCTACACTCAAAGATACTGTCCCGAGCATTGAGAGGTTTGCGGATACTTATAAAATGGATTGCCCAGCAGCTATAAACCGCCTGGTTATCTCTGGAGTTCCTGCCACAGTGGAGCATAGATCTGCTGCGGCTGGCTCAACAACCAACTCAGCTGCCATTGTGGCAGAGTGTGTTCAGAATTTCATTACTGCGATGGACTCGCTGAAGTTGAATATGGTGGCAGTTGATCAGGTGCACCCGCTGCTGTCAGACCTTTCTGCTTCACTTAATAAGTTGGCTATTTTACCACCGGACTTTGAAgggaagacaaagatgaaggaTTGGATTGCCAGGCTGTCAAAGATGGGGGCAGCAGATGAGTTGACGGAGCAGCAGGCTCGGCAGCTCCATTTCGATCTGGAGTCTTCCTACAATTCGTTCATGGCTGCTTTGCCCAATGATGGTACCTGA